A window of Thermoanaerobaculia bacterium contains these coding sequences:
- a CDS encoding type IV pilus twitching motility protein PilT: protein MSRWRPLLDAFVRSRADEMRFVPGEKIFIVRQGQRLDLGREPLAVATIESLVAEIPDVPALAVGKFPLVSGFEAFAVVIERGEATVSMVVRLTERPVIPAPAPPPAPAPEPEGAGDEMPPPVAASSLDDLLRLMIERSASDLHLSSDCPPALRVHGQMAFLPQFLPLSSADVERLVLPAASEKGKRDFEEKSDADFAYEIPDLARFRVNVFRDRKGFGAVFRQIPIEIVPAETLGLSKAILELCALSKGLVLVTGPTGSGKSTTLASMIDYINRNRTDHIITIEDPVEFVHSNIKCLINQREVGAHTGSFKNALRAALREDPDIVLVGEMRDLETIAIAIETAETGHLVFGTLHTTTAVSTVDRIIDQFPPEQQEQIRVMLADALKGVVAQVLCRKIGGGRVAALEVLLVNNAVTSLIREGKTFQIPSVMQTSKAIGMTTMNDALMTLVREKLIEPREAWTKATDKTGLIGMFKNAGLPTQFS from the coding sequence GTGTCGCGCTGGCGGCCCCTTCTCGACGCGTTCGTGCGGTCCCGGGCCGACGAGATGCGGTTCGTGCCGGGGGAGAAGATCTTCATCGTGAGGCAGGGGCAGCGGCTGGACCTCGGCCGCGAGCCGCTCGCCGTCGCCACGATCGAATCTCTCGTCGCGGAGATTCCGGACGTCCCGGCGCTCGCCGTCGGGAAGTTTCCCCTGGTCTCGGGCTTCGAGGCCTTTGCCGTCGTGATCGAGCGGGGAGAGGCCACGGTGTCGATGGTGGTCCGGCTGACCGAGCGTCCCGTCATTCCCGCGCCGGCGCCTCCTCCCGCTCCCGCTCCCGAACCCGAGGGAGCAGGGGACGAGATGCCGCCCCCCGTCGCCGCATCCTCGCTCGACGACCTGCTGCGCCTGATGATCGAGCGATCGGCGTCCGATCTGCACCTCTCGTCGGACTGCCCGCCGGCCCTCCGCGTGCACGGACAGATGGCGTTCCTCCCGCAGTTCCTGCCGCTCTCGTCGGCGGACGTGGAGCGGCTCGTGCTGCCGGCGGCATCGGAGAAGGGGAAGCGCGACTTCGAGGAGAAGAGCGATGCCGATTTCGCGTACGAGATCCCGGACCTCGCGCGATTCCGCGTGAACGTTTTCCGCGATCGGAAGGGGTTCGGCGCGGTCTTCCGGCAGATCCCGATCGAAATCGTCCCGGCCGAGACGCTCGGGCTCTCGAAGGCCATTCTCGAGTTGTGCGCCCTGTCGAAGGGGCTCGTCCTCGTCACCGGACCGACGGGGTCGGGCAAGTCGACGACCCTCGCGTCGATGATCGACTACATCAACCGGAATCGCACCGACCACATCATCACGATCGAGGATCCCGTCGAGTTCGTCCATTCGAACATCAAGTGCCTCATCAACCAGCGCGAGGTGGGCGCGCACACCGGTTCGTTCAAGAACGCGCTCCGGGCGGCGCTCCGCGAGGACCCGGACATCGTGCTCGTCGGCGAGATGCGGGATCTCGAGACCATCGCGATCGCGATCGAGACGGCGGAGACCGGGCACCTCGTCTTCGGGACCCTCCACACCACGACCGCCGTCTCGACGGTCGACCGGATCATCGACCAGTTTCCGCCGGAACAGCAGGAGCAGATCCGGGTCATGCTCGCCGACGCGCTGAAGGGCGTCGTCGCCCAGGTCCTCTGCCGGAAGATCGGCGGTGGCCGCGTCGCGGCGCTCGAAGTGCTGCTCGTCAACAACGCGGTGACGAGCCTGATCCGCGAAGGGAAGACTTTCCAGATCCCGTCCGTGATGCAGACCTCGAAGGCGATCGGGATGACGACGATGAACGACGCGCTCATGACGCTCGTCCGGGAGAAGCTCATCGAGCCGCGGGAGGCCTGGACGAAAGCGACGGACAAGACGGGGTTGATCGGCATGTTCAAGAATGCCGGTCTTCCGACACAATTCTCTTGA